The Deltaproteobacteria bacterium genome contains the following window.
TTGCCATTGCAGATTCAATGCAGTGATATTTATTGATTAGGGAGATTATATATGCAAGTTTTGACCTGTTCATGTCATCCTGTCCTATCAATTTCAGGATTTCCTGTTTTTCATCCTGTGTTGAGTTCCTTAAAAGATATATTAGAGGCAGAGTGATCTTCCCCTCCTTAAGGTCATTTCCTACTGCCTTGCCGAGTTCTTCATCTTTAGATGTGTAATCAAGGCAGTCGTCTGTAAGTTGAAACGCCATACCGAGATTTAAACCAAAACCTGCGAGGGCGTCTTTCTTTTCCTTTGAAACCCTGCCAAGTATAGCGCCTATGCGGCATGCAGCGGACATGAGGATTGCTGTTTTATTTTCCACAATCTTCAGATATTCTTCTTCTGTGGTTTCCGGGTCATTGCTTTTTAACAGTTGAAGGATTTCCCCCTCTGACATCTGTGTTGTTGTCTTTGATATGACCTTTAGAATTTCCATATCCCCATGCTCAATCATCAGGTAAAATGATTTTGAATATAGAAAGTCTCCTACGAGCACGCTTGCGCCGTTCCCCCACAGGATATTTGCAGACACCTTGCCTCTTCTTAAATCAGCCTCGTCTACAACATCATCATGTAGAAGGGTTGCGGTATGTATAAATTCAA
Protein-coding sequences here:
- a CDS encoding polyprenyl synthetase family protein, whose amino-acid sequence is MIQQIYDLIQDDLKNVDIEFKKNLHSDIFLIRKMGEYILGNGGKRARPLLVLLSSKLCGYKGESHIPFASIVEFIHTATLLHDDVVDEADLRRGKVSANILWGNGASVLVGDFLYSKSFYLMIEHGDMEILKVISKTTTQMSEGEILQLLKSNDPETTEEEYLKIVENKTAILMSAACRIGAILGRVSKEKKDALAGFGLNLGMAFQLTDDCLDYTSKDEELGKAVGNDLKEGKITLPLIYLLRNSTQDEKQEILKLIGQDDMNRSKLAYIISLINKYHCIESAMAKAREYTDRAKTLIEIFEPSAERSALTGLAYYVFERRF